CGGTGTGCCATGCGCCGCGAAACGCGCCGGGGATGGATGATTTTGTGATCACGGGCGTGTGCGAGGGGATCTCGCTTCTTCACAGCGTGATGATCTGCGGCAAGTGCGGCGACACGGTGCAGGGGATGATCTCGCAGAAGACGCGGGATACTTGGCGGCGCTTTGTGGATGATAATTTTCCCGGCCCACCACCGATGGATTCGCTGCCGGAGCCGGTGCAGGAGTTTCGCACGCCCGTGCCGGTGATGTCGAAGATGTGAACGGAGCCGTTCTTGGTTCGCTGTTCTTCGTTGTTGGTTTTGTAGTCCCGCCTTGAGGTGGTTGTGGAAGACCGGCTGAAGCCGGGACTACGGAACAGGTCAATGGCCGCAGTTGGCACCTTCTTCAGGATCGGTGTCCTCGATCTTGGCGGTGGCTTTGAGCTCTTCGAGGAAGGCGTTGAACTTTTTGTCGCGGTGCTCTTCAAGGAAGCGGATTTTCACGTCCTCCTTCACCTCGTCGAAAGGACGAGCGACCGAAGGTTTGCGGCCGGTGACGGTGCAGACGTGGAAGCCGAGCTGGGTGTTGAAGACGGGGCTGATCTCGCTCTCGCCCATGGAGAAGGCGATGGTTTCAAACTCCTCCATGAACTCGCCGCGCTTGAACCAGCCGAGGTCGATCTGCTGCTGCTCGTCGGCGCGGTGTTCCTCGGCGATTTTGGCGAAATCGGCCCCGGCGAGGAGCTGGGAACGGACATCGCGCATGGCCTGATAGACTTCCTGGCGGCTTTTGGCTCCCTGGAGGCTCTTGGTGATGTGGGAGGCTTTGATTTCCTCCTCGGTCATGTAGTGCTTGAGATTGGCCTCGTAGCAGGCCCGCAGCTCGGCCTCGGTGGGCACGGGTTCCGGGGCGTAGATTTCCTGGAGCGTTTTGTCAAGGCGCACGCCACCGGCGACGTTGTCGCGGATGAGGGCCTCGTCTTTGACGGCCATGCCGAGATTCATGTAGAACTGCGTTTCGCCACCGGCGTCGTCGATGAGCTTGGTCAAACGGGCGGTGACATCCGCTTCGGCGACTTCAGGGAAACGGCGGCGGCTTTCCTGGCCGAGGATGGCCCGGGAGACAAGGTTGTCCTTGGCCATGGTGCGGAATTCGGGGTCACGTTCGCAGCAGGCGACCTGGAGGGTGCGTTCAAAGTGTCCTTTGATCTGGCGGAATTCCGCCTCGATTATTTCGTCGTCGATGTGTTCGCCGTTGATGATGAGAGCCATGGTGACGATCATGGAGCGCGGAGCGAGGGGCGCAAGGTTTGACAACAAGAGCGTGGTGGCCTAGATGCCCAAAGCCCGGCCGTCTGATCGGCATGAAAACTGCGAGCCGGTGCTGCGTTGCTTTTACGATGATGAGACTTATTCAGCTTTTGATGACAGGAGCGGCCGTGTGGTCGCTGGCGAGTTGTGCGAACCAAGGAGTGGTGCGCGCGATTCCCGTGGCACCGGGCACCACTTACCTCCAGCCCGGCGCGGCAGAACAGAGCGATGGTGCACCTCACATGATGCAGGTGATGCTACCGGAGCAGCCGATGCTGGTGGCGACGTCTGGTCCCTCGATTCGCGCGGCATCGTATCTGCTGCTGGATGCGCGTACGGGCCAGCACCTGGCTGGGCGCAATTTTGAAACCGCGCGGGCAGTGGCAAGCACCCAGAAGCTAGTGACGGCGCTGGTGGTGCTGGATGCAGGAAATCTCGACAAGATGGTGCGCGTGCAGGCATCGGACGTGGCGGTGGAGCCGACACGCCTGGGGTTGAAGCCTGGGGAGGTCTATTCCCGGCGTATGCTGCTGTATGCCTTCCTGGTGAAGAGCTGTAACGACGTGGCCAATGTGCTGGCGCGTGACAATGCGGGCAGCATCGGCGCCTTTGCGGACAAGATGAACGCGAAGGTGCGCTCGCTAGGGGCCACAAATTCCCACTTCTGCAATCCGCATGGGCTGACCGTCAGAGGGCAGTATTCCACCGCGCGTGACATGGCCCGTGTGGCGATGGCCGCCTATCGCAATGGTGTGATTCGCGACGCGGTGCGGCGGAAGTACTACACCTTCCACCGGGCGGACGGGCGCACGGTCACGCTGGAGAGCACCAACGAGCTGTTGGGCGTGATGCCAGAGTGCAACGGCATGAAAACCGGCTACACGGTGGCCAGCGGACGTTGTTTGATCTCAAGTGCGGCCAGCGGCAGCCGTGAGGTGATTCTGGTGCAGCTCGGCACCAAGACGAAGTACATCTGGGAGGATGCCCGCATCATGATGGGCTGGGGTCTGCAACGGCTGCGCTCACGCGGTGGTGTGGCGGTGGCGTGGACGGCAAATTGAACAACACAAGTTGCGGCGAATCGTTCCCAACGGCAGAATACCCCACCCCCAATCGCCCAGCCAAGAATGCCGGCCACCACCCTCGTCTGCCCCCATTGCGAAAAAACTGTCGAAATTCAGGCTTCGGCAGTCACCCGATCACGTCCATGCCCGGAATGCGGCCAGATGGTGATGCTGCAAATGGCGGAGAAGACCACCAAGACGAAGCGTCGTGCGCTGTTGATGTCGCAGAATGAACCGCCGACCACGACGACTCTGCCGCGCCCGGTGATGGAGCCTTCCCATGAGCCGCAACCGCTTCCTGGCGATGCCTTTGAACGCATGCGCATGGACCCGGAGATCCACCAGTTCCGGCGTCGGCTGCTGTTTGGAGCGAGCGTGGTAGGGTTGATCGTGATCGTGCTTCTGGTGGTGAGCCTGTATCAGTCGGCCAAAGAGAGGGAGGGGATGAAACAGCTTTTCGGTTCGGAACAAGCCAAAGCGGGCGGTGCCAACACTCCCGCCGTGACACCCATGATTCCACCGGAAGAGGTTCTGCCACCGGTGACCACCGGCAACCTGGTCTTCCGCCCGCCAGGGAGCGAGGAACTCAAAACTGCCACCGCCCTTCCTAGCCGCAGCGACTCCACGGAGAATCTGGCCAAACTCGCTGCCGCCGAAGAAGTGCTGGGCAAGTTTCTCCAGGCGCCCGACTGGAAGCAGCGTGCGCTGCTGGTGCGCAACAAGCTGCGCGCGGCTCCTTTGATGAGCCTCTATTACGCGAAGAACGCCGACGGGCCGATGGTGTTTGATTCCATGGTCGAGGCGACGGAACTCCCCCCCCATTTCAGCGAGCATGTGGTGGTGTTTGAGGGCGGTGGTCGTCGTCTTGCCACCGTCGAGCACACCGCCGAAGGGCCGCGTGTGGACTGGGAGTCCTTTGTCGGAGCGGGTGAAATGGCCTGGTCGGATTTTCTCGAGTCAAAACCGGTGTCGCCCACGCTGTTTCGCGTGCTGGTGTCTCCAGCGGGGCACTTTGAAAACCAGTTCGGAGATCCTGGTGTTTTGAAGTGCTACAGCCTGCGCAACATCTCCGAACCGGGTGCCAAGGTGGTCTATGGTTACG
The window above is part of the Prosthecobacter sp. genome. Proteins encoded here:
- a CDS encoding peptidyl-prolyl cis-trans isomerase encodes the protein MALIINGEHIDDEIIEAEFRQIKGHFERTLQVACCERDPEFRTMAKDNLVSRAILGQESRRRFPEVAEADVTARLTKLIDDAGGETQFYMNLGMAVKDEALIRDNVAGGVRLDKTLQEIYAPEPVPTEAELRACYEANLKHYMTEEEIKASHITKSLQGAKSRQEVYQAMRDVRSQLLAGADFAKIAEEHRADEQQQIDLGWFKRGEFMEEFETIAFSMGESEISPVFNTQLGFHVCTVTGRKPSVARPFDEVKEDVKIRFLEEHRDKKFNAFLEELKATAKIEDTDPEEGANCGH
- a CDS encoding D-alanyl-D-alanine carboxypeptidase family protein; its protein translation is MTGAAVWSLASCANQGVVRAIPVAPGTTYLQPGAAEQSDGAPHMMQVMLPEQPMLVATSGPSIRAASYLLLDARTGQHLAGRNFETARAVASTQKLVTALVVLDAGNLDKMVRVQASDVAVEPTRLGLKPGEVYSRRMLLYAFLVKSCNDVANVLARDNAGSIGAFADKMNAKVRSLGATNSHFCNPHGLTVRGQYSTARDMARVAMAAYRNGVIRDAVRRKYYTFHRADGRTVTLESTNELLGVMPECNGMKTGYTVASGRCLISSAASGSREVILVQLGTKTKYIWEDARIMMGWGLQRLRSRGGVAVAWTAN